One segment of Fusarium falciforme chromosome 13, complete sequence DNA contains the following:
- a CDS encoding C2H2-type domain-containing protein — protein sequence MADADDTPDEIPTPPVQAMKDSVGPSLKSTKQIVDETPKYCIKGNLKDYSARSKNDASKQDVAFRTSQEKKGYECTVCRKTFYRKSILKKHLKRHARPYGCTFLKCKIDFGSKHDWKRHESGQHCQAKKDCNRDGRFWCGFCTKMIEISDISKLGTAWAKRCDHIDDHFCGRGQSLKHISEWKHEDPSGTKASSRPHETESDSLLRSGKLVQKSRHGPKANAKLERSNNAQSKPENIKSYGGVDYTRRGNEYLSGMLMSQGNTITINGEDFVEYRVIAKIDFA from the exons ATGGCTGATGCAGATGACACCCCTGATGAGATACCAACTCCTCCAGTACAAGCCATGAAGGACTCAGTCGGTCCAAGCCTGAAGTCTACGAAACAGATCGTCGATGAGACCCCCAAATATTGCATCAAAGGCAACCTGAAAGATTACTCTGCCAGATCCAAGAATGATGCGTCAAAACAGGATGTGGCGTTTAGGACAAgccaagaaaaaaaggggTATGAATGCACAGTTTGCCGAAAGACATTCTACAGAAAATCCATTCTCAA GAAACATCTGAAGAGACACGCAAGGCCATACGGTTGCACGTTCCTCAAATGTAAAATCGATTTTGGCAGCAAACACGACTGGAAGAGACACGAAAGCGGCCAGCATTGCCAGGCTAAGAAGGACTGCAATCGCGATGGTAGGTTCTGGTGCGGCTTTTGCACCAAGATGATCGAGATCAGTGACATCAGCAAGCTGGGGACTGCATGGGCCAAACGATGTGACCACATCGATGATCACTTCTGTGGTCGCGGACAGTCTCTGAAGCATATCAGCGAGTGGAAGCATGAGGATCCAAGTGGCACGAAAGCCTCCAGCAGACCTCACGAAACCGAGTCGGATTCACTACTCAGATCTGGAAAGTTGGTACAAAAATCCCGCCATGGACCTAAGGCGAATGCTAAGCTAGAGCGGAGCAATAATGCCCAGTCCAAGCCTGAGAACATTAAGAGCTACGGGGGTGTTGATTATACTCGCCGGGGAAATGAGTACCTCAGCGGCATGTTGATGTCACAGGGGAATACTATTACCATCAACGGCGAGGACTTTGTGGAGTACCGAGTGATCGCGAAGATAGACTTCGCCTAA